A part of Thermus islandicus DSM 21543 genomic DNA contains:
- a CDS encoding PhoU domain-containing protein, translated as MRFLAGLALFFLGLHLISEALSAWKGRRRLLSRGLGSPGGSLVYGLVLGALSGSGSGLGLLALAFLEVGVLGHAQAALLALSATAGAGVWVGFLALAREGAQEALLALGFPLYLVPAWRPGGMFFLGLGLLFLGFGEMGAGLGPALAWAGEVRGVGEGYLAGLLLGGLLGSANAVAALALLLSGGLSPGVAVGLVLGAGVGTTATFFWAALGGRGEALRLGVPLLLHRLLLSLFLLPLSRLLPENVLAWHLGSHLVYALFYWPLSGVWGRVGERLFPRRRVAPKYLRWEALESPLLALALARRELARVADAVRGMLVQALRVLSQEEGGEASLRELEDKVDALTRELVLYTSELASRTKDEKAVKLFMAASELEHLGDLVRRVVRLAERLWAQGLRFSPEGKEDLLLAASRVLSRLERLGAALATGEKALAEEVVREEGGPFFQTLKRAHLHRLEAGWAESRASTLTHLDILLTLEEVDQGVVRLAQLALEL; from the coding sequence GTGCGCTTCCTGGCCGGCCTGGCCCTCTTCTTCCTGGGGCTGCACCTGATCTCCGAGGCCCTCTCTGCCTGGAAGGGGCGCAGGCGCCTCCTTTCCCGGGGGCTGGGTTCGCCCGGGGGAAGCCTCGTCTACGGGCTGGTCCTGGGGGCCCTATCCGGGAGCGGCTCGGGCCTCGGGCTCCTGGCCTTGGCCTTCCTGGAGGTGGGGGTCCTGGGGCACGCTCAGGCGGCGCTTCTGGCCCTGTCCGCCACCGCGGGGGCCGGGGTCTGGGTGGGGTTTCTGGCCCTGGCCCGCGAGGGAGCCCAGGAGGCCCTTCTGGCCCTGGGGTTTCCCCTCTACCTGGTGCCCGCCTGGCGCCCGGGAGGGATGTTCTTCCTCGGGCTTGGCCTCCTCTTCCTCGGCTTCGGGGAGATGGGGGCAGGGCTTGGGCCTGCCCTCGCCTGGGCCGGGGAGGTGCGGGGTGTGGGGGAGGGGTACCTGGCCGGGCTTCTCCTGGGGGGGCTTCTGGGCTCGGCCAACGCCGTGGCCGCCCTGGCCCTGCTCCTTTCGGGCGGGCTTTCCCCCGGGGTGGCCGTGGGCCTGGTCTTGGGAGCCGGGGTGGGCACCACGGCCACCTTCTTCTGGGCGGCCCTGGGCGGCCGGGGAGAGGCCCTGCGCCTGGGGGTGCCCCTTCTTCTCCACCGCCTCCTCCTCTCCCTCTTCCTCCTTCCCCTTTCCCGCCTCCTCCCGGAGAACGTGCTGGCCTGGCACCTGGGGAGCCACCTCGTCTACGCCCTTTTCTACTGGCCCCTTTCCGGAGTTTGGGGCCGGGTGGGGGAAAGGCTTTTCCCCAGACGCCGGGTGGCGCCCAAGTACCTGCGCTGGGAGGCTCTGGAGTCCCCCCTCCTTGCCCTGGCCCTCGCCCGGCGCGAGCTCGCCAGGGTGGCGGACGCGGTGCGGGGGATGCTAGTCCAGGCCCTGCGCGTCCTTTCCCAGGAGGAGGGTGGGGAGGCCTCCTTGCGGGAGCTGGAGGACAAGGTGGACGCCCTCACCCGGGAGCTTGTCCTCTACACCTCGGAGTTGGCGAGCCGTACCAAGGACGAGAAGGCGGTGAAGCTCTTTATGGCCGCAAGCGAGCTGGAGCACCTGGGGGACCTGGTGCGGCGGGTGGTGCGCCTGGCGGAAAGGCTTTGGGCCCAGGGGTTGCGCTTCAGCCCAGAGGGCAAGGAGGACCTCCTCCTGGCCGCCTCCCGGGTGCTTTCCCGGTTGGAGCGCCTGGGGGCGGCCCTGGCCACGGGGGAGAAGGCCCTGGCGGAGGAGGTGGTGAGGGAGGAGGGCGGCCCCTTTTTCCAGACCCTCAAGCGTGCCCACCTGCACCGCCTCGAGGCCGGCTGGGCCGAAAGCCGGGCCAGCACCCTGACCCACCTGGACATCCTCCTCACCCTGGAGGAGGTGGACCAGGGGGTGGTCCGCCTGGCCCAGCTGGCCCTGGAGCTTTAA
- a CDS encoding amino acid ABC transporter ATP-binding protein — translation MEPIIRIHNLHKWFGPLHVLKGIRLEVAPGERLVIIGPSGSGKSTLIRTINRLEDFQEGEVWVDGKNVKDDRALKEVRREVGMVFQQFNLFPHMTVLENVTLAPIRVRRWPREKAERKALELLERVGILDQARKYPGQLSGGQQQRVAIARALAMEPKVMLFDEPTSALDPEMVGEVLDVMRDLARGGMTMLVVTHEMGFAREVADRVIFMDGGQVVEEGRPEEIFTKPREERTRSFLQRVLHH, via the coding sequence GTGGAGCCCATCATCCGGATCCACAACCTGCACAAGTGGTTCGGTCCCCTGCACGTCCTGAAGGGGATCAGGCTGGAGGTGGCCCCCGGGGAGAGGCTGGTGATCATCGGCCCCTCGGGCTCGGGGAAGAGCACCCTCATCCGCACCATTAACCGCTTGGAGGACTTCCAGGAGGGCGAGGTGTGGGTGGACGGGAAAAACGTCAAGGACGATCGGGCCCTCAAGGAGGTCCGGCGGGAGGTGGGGATGGTCTTCCAGCAGTTCAACCTCTTCCCCCACATGACGGTGCTGGAGAACGTGACCCTGGCGCCCATAAGGGTGCGGCGCTGGCCCCGGGAGAAGGCGGAGCGGAAGGCCTTGGAGCTTTTGGAGCGGGTGGGGATCCTGGATCAGGCGAGGAAGTACCCGGGGCAGCTTTCCGGGGGCCAGCAGCAGCGGGTGGCCATCGCCCGGGCCTTGGCCATGGAGCCCAAGGTGATGTTGTTTGACGAGCCCACGAGCGCTTTGGACCCGGAGATGGTGGGGGAGGTGTTGGACGTGATGCGGGACCTGGCCCGTGGGGGGATGACGATGCTGGTGGTGACGCACGAGATGGGGTTTGCCCGGGAGGTGGCGGACCGGGTGATCTTCATGGACGGGGGCCAGGTGGTGGAGGAGGGGAGGCCGGAGGAGATCTTCACAAAGCCCCGCGAGGAGCGCACCCGAAGCTTCCTCCAGCGGGTACTCCACCACTAG